The following proteins come from a genomic window of Lolium rigidum isolate FL_2022 chromosome 5, APGP_CSIRO_Lrig_0.1, whole genome shotgun sequence:
- the LOC124653233 gene encoding WPP domain-interacting protein 1-like translates to MDSGANTVSSVGASPPPVSPPGRPVAKGRGLRRWRRIPREHHDDEGSPAGPVTPAAAATTTSTPRADEDLAQLHKRRLPVGADAPKGKQDAKAEEEEEEDSPVASVESSFLPPDAPPSPPPAPAPTKLDPDLGFLIASAGFSVGAGGADSDNSDDRASKSSAALPRHDFSLAGFGRDRDRARSRAPGAAAHAKNLRTARARGVGAARAVSVASSTADAENSRSSVESDLRSTGAAHARKSSAGVSSNGVHKFLYTDGEHSDEDAPSEHLRSPAGGFYKENGSVVGRMVMGNGDLYAHDNGFEGSIGKGENGGIHSGLDPYTESISMLQSAQEALENEIQMFVEIGKENSDNSTANYDENEWSGSPDCEEFSEDLGEKLKLLESKLEEASTLIDEKNSRILELDTLNQTQPREVALYSSKLLSLQSEVDQLLMEKMEAEIQCFILTRASEAWQPQTEDHHTLYEAQKSLSEDHKQLEVKLRHTENRAMMLHEMTEKLQAQCKDLSNASEVLKLQAGASRASLFCSIQLVLLCIAVWTFIMRFLPTPTEFVPT, encoded by the exons atggattccggcgccaacaccgTGAGCTCCGtcggcgcgtcgccgccgccggtatCCCCTCCGGGCCGTCCGGTCGCCAAAGGCCGCGGCCTCCGCCGCTGGCGCCGTATCCCCCGCGAGCACCACGACGACGAGGGCTCCCCCGCGGGCCCCgtcacccccgccgccgccgccaccaccacctccacccctAGGGCCGACGAGGACTTGGCGCAGCTCCACAAGCGCCGTCTCCCGGTCGGCGCCGACGCGCCCAAGGGGAAGCAAGACGcaaaggccgaggaggaggaggaggaggacagccCGGTCGCGTCGGTCGAGTCCAGCTTCTTGCCCCCGGACGCGCCCCCGTCGCCGCCTCCGGCTCCGGCGCCCACCAAGCTGGACCCGGATCTCGGGTTCCTGATCGCGTCCGCCGGCTTCTCCGTCGGCGCGGGCGGGGCCGACTCGGACAACAGCGACGACCGCGCCAGCAAGTCCTCCGCCGCGCTCCCGCGCCACGACTTCTCGCTCGCCGGCTTCGGCCGCGACCGCGACAGGGCGCGGTCCCGCGCCCCtggcgccgccgcccacgccaagAACCTCCGCACCGCACGCGCGCGCGGCGTCGGCGCGGCGCGCGCGGTCTCCGTGGCCTCCTCCACGGCGGACGCGGAGAACTCGCGCTCCAGCGTCGAGTCTGACCTCCGCAGCACTGGCGCTGCTCACGCGCGGAAATCCAGTgctggcgtcagcagcaacggcgTCCACAAGTTTCTGTACACTGATGGCGAGCACAGCGACGAGGACGCTCCAAGTGAGCACTTGCGGTCTCCTGCAGGAGGCTTCTATAAGGAGAATGGGAGTGTTGTAGGGAGGATGGTAATGGGGAATGGTGATCTGTATGCCCATGATAATGGCTTTGAAGGGAGCATCGGCAAGGGTGAGAACGGAGGGATCCATTCAGGTCTTGATCCTTACACCGAGTCAATTTCGATGCTTCAGTCAGCACAAGAAGCACTTGAGAATG AGATCCAAATGTTTGTGGAAATTGGAAAAGAAAATAGTGATAATTCCACAGCCAACTACGATGAAAATGAATGGAGCGGCTCACCTGATTGCGAAGAATTTTCGGAAGATCTAGGTGAAAAGCTGAAGCTTCTCGAGTCCAAACTGGAAGAAGCTTCCACTCTCATCGATGAGAAGAATTCAAGAATACTTGAACTTGATACACTCAACCAGACACAACCAAGGGAAGTGGCACTATACAGTAGCAAGCTGCTGTCTCTACAGTCTGAAGTTGATCAACTGCTCATGGAGAAAATGGAGGCAGAGATTCAGTGCTTTATCCTGACAAGAGCTTCAGAAGCTTGGCAACCCCAGACTGAGGATCACCATACTCTTTACGAAGCACAGAAGTCCCTCTCCGAGGATCACAAGCAGTTGGAAGTGAAGCTACGGCACACCGAGAACAGAGCGATGATGCTACACGAGATGACGGAGAAGCTACAGGCACAATGCAAAGACCTCTCGAATGCTTCGGAGGTCCTGAAGCTGCAGGCCGGAGCAAGTCGAGCTTCGCTTTTTTGTTCCATTCAGCTAGTACTGCTGTGCATCGCGGTTTGGACATTCATCATGCGGTTCTTGCCCACTCCTACTGAGTTTGTACCTACTTGA
- the LOC124651833 gene encoding photosystem I reaction center subunit V, chloroplastic has product MATSTAAVLSPPSVAGLRLAPSPRRAASFRSTASTARRSVAARAAFEPSVVISLSTGLSLGLGRFVFFNFQRENVAKQVPEQNGKTHFEAGDVRAKEFAGILKSNDPVGFNIVDVLAWGSIGHIVAYYILATTSNGYDPTFFSG; this is encoded by the coding sequence ATGGCCACCTCGACCGCCGCCGTGCTGTCCCCGCCCTCCGTGGCCGGGCTCCGCCTGGCGCCGTCCCCGCGGCGCGCGGCCTCGTTCCGGTCGACGGCCTCCACGGCGAGGCGGTCCGTGGCTGCGCGTGCGGCGTTCGAGCCGTCGGTGGTGATCAGCCTCAGCACGGGGCTGTCGCTCGGGCTGGGCCGCTTCGTCTTCTTCAACTTCCAGCGGGAGAACGTGGCGAAGCAGGTCCCCGAGCAGAACGGCAAGACCCACTTCGAGGCCGGCGACGTGCGCGCCAAGGAGTTCGCCGGCATCCTCAAGTCTAACGACCCAGTCGGCTTCAACATCGTCGACGTCCTCGCATGGGGCTCCATCGGCCACATCGTCGCCTACTACATCCTCGCCACCACCAGCAACGGATACGACCCCACCTTCTTCTCCGGCTGA